A single genomic interval of Rosistilla ulvae harbors:
- a CDS encoding sigma-54-dependent transcriptional regulator, with translation MMQLLIIDDEPLICETIAMAFPGDQVISSLTAEDGIAAFLESPPDVVLCDIRLPDMSGMEAFEKLHRIDPKVPIILMTGRGTAGTAIEAMQRGAFEYILKPLDPDTLIPLVCDAAETSRMTRTPAMVPDPSAEDQAVDASTDLLIGACPAMQEVYRSVGRVAGQNVTALILGESGTGKEVIARAIYQYSGRAAGRFLAINCAAIPEQLLESELFGHEKGAFTGAERKRVGKFELCNDGTLFLDEIGDMTPLMQTKILRVLQDQTFERVGGSETIHTNARIIAATNRDLEQAIESKDFRSDLFYRLNVYTIKLPPLRERGDDIALLANHFLNRFATELGKQISGFAKEAMDLFKQYRWPGNVRELQSAVKHALLEATGPVIVPAFLPDVIREPAAHESGRVSTSTGSTTNTFDFAEMTRQRLQAGSEDIHRDLVSIAEREIFAEVLRHTDGNLTQAAKRLGITRTTLRARLESLGMSVERSASVTEN, from the coding sequence ATGATGCAACTACTGATTATCGACGACGAACCTCTGATCTGCGAAACGATCGCGATGGCGTTTCCCGGCGACCAAGTCATCTCCAGCTTGACGGCCGAAGATGGGATCGCCGCGTTCCTCGAATCGCCACCGGATGTCGTGCTGTGCGACATTCGTTTACCCGACATGTCGGGAATGGAAGCGTTTGAAAAGCTGCACCGGATCGACCCCAAGGTGCCGATCATTCTGATGACCGGCCGCGGTACGGCGGGAACCGCAATCGAAGCGATGCAGCGGGGCGCGTTTGAATACATTCTCAAACCGCTGGACCCCGACACCCTGATCCCGTTGGTCTGCGACGCCGCCGAAACGAGTCGCATGACGCGAACTCCCGCGATGGTTCCCGATCCGTCGGCCGAGGATCAAGCGGTCGATGCGTCGACCGACCTGTTGATCGGTGCCTGCCCGGCGATGCAAGAGGTTTATCGTTCGGTCGGCCGCGTGGCTGGACAAAACGTGACAGCGCTGATCCTGGGTGAAAGTGGAACGGGCAAAGAGGTGATCGCCCGGGCGATCTATCAATACAGCGGCCGCGCCGCTGGCCGCTTCCTGGCGATCAATTGCGCTGCGATCCCCGAACAATTACTCGAAAGCGAACTCTTTGGCCACGAGAAGGGAGCGTTTACGGGAGCCGAACGAAAGCGGGTCGGCAAGTTTGAACTTTGCAACGACGGCACGCTCTTCCTCGACGAGATCGGCGACATGACGCCGTTGATGCAGACCAAGATCTTGCGTGTCTTGCAGGACCAAACTTTTGAACGCGTTGGCGGCAGCGAAACGATTCACACCAACGCGCGGATCATCGCGGCGACCAATCGCGATCTGGAACAAGCGATCGAGAGCAAGGACTTCCGCAGCGATCTGTTCTACCGCTTGAACGTCTACACGATCAAACTTCCACCGCTGCGCGAACGCGGCGACGACATCGCGCTGTTGGCGAATCACTTCTTGAATCGCTTCGCCACCGAACTCGGGAAACAAATAAGCGGATTCGCCAAAGAAGCGATGGATCTATTCAAGCAATACCGCTGGCCTGGCAACGTCCGCGAATTGCAGAGCGCCGTCAAACACGCGTTGCTCGAAGCGACCGGCCCCGTGATCGTCCCGGCGTTTCTTCCCGATGTGATCCGCGAACCGGCGGCCCACGAAAGCGGTCGCGTTTCAACATCGACCGGTTCGACGACCAACACCTTTGACTTCGCTGAAATGACCCGCCAACGCTTGCAAGCGGGCAGCGAAGATATCCATCGCGATCTTGTCAGCATCGCTGAACGGGAGATTTTTGCCGAAGTGCTGCGGCACACCGATGGCAACTTGACCCAAGCCGCCAAGCGACTGGGAATCACCCGCACGACGCTCCGCGCCCGGCTCGAATCGCTCGGCATGTCGGTCGAACGCTCCGCCTCGGTAACGGAAAACTAG
- a CDS encoding DUF1559 domain-containing protein, with product MRKSKLSNPTSGFTLIELLVVIAIIGILVSLLLPAVQSAREAARRMSCSNNLKQLALATHNYESTFRVIPAMTGSSSYSVQARVLPFIEQGNLAELIDFESPLLVGPAWAAQFNPALRGAIESVLPTFLCPSDAGDPQFATTFADGSAGYTAGLTYMFSYGSGTDTHYDDRYRTDGMVWTDSWAGFKDCLDGTSHTVLIAETVLGDQTSGETEPSPTGPQRRIANWGGTSSNPSGAGFMSGGALITNPDLQAVVPASITSYQGNRGASWIRGVPYATVINGYMSPNSDLPDVGMHGRGFYSSRSYHPGVAGHAMLDGSVRFIGDSIDLPTYHAAYSRDGGEVVQLP from the coding sequence ATGCGCAAATCTAAACTTTCCAATCCCACCAGCGGCTTCACGTTGATCGAGCTGTTAGTTGTGATCGCGATCATCGGCATTTTAGTCTCGCTGCTGCTACCTGCGGTTCAATCCGCTCGCGAAGCGGCGCGGCGGATGTCGTGTAGCAACAACCTAAAACAACTCGCTTTAGCGACGCACAACTACGAGAGCACCTTTCGCGTGATCCCGGCGATGACGGGGTCGAGCAGCTATTCGGTCCAAGCCCGCGTGCTTCCCTTTATCGAACAGGGGAATCTGGCGGAGCTGATCGATTTTGAATCGCCGCTGTTAGTCGGTCCGGCCTGGGCCGCTCAGTTTAATCCCGCACTCCGCGGCGCCATCGAAAGCGTGCTGCCAACCTTTTTGTGTCCCAGCGACGCCGGCGATCCCCAGTTCGCGACGACCTTCGCCGACGGTTCCGCTGGCTACACGGCGGGGCTGACTTATATGTTCAGCTACGGAAGTGGCACCGACACCCATTACGACGATCGCTACCGAACCGACGGCATGGTCTGGACCGATTCCTGGGCCGGGTTCAAAGATTGTCTCGACGGCACCAGCCACACGGTGCTGATCGCGGAAACCGTTCTTGGCGACCAAACCAGCGGCGAGACCGAACCATCGCCAACCGGTCCGCAGCGTCGGATCGCCAACTGGGGCGGCACCTCCAGCAATCCCAGTGGCGCTGGTTTTATGAGCGGCGGGGCGTTGATTACCAATCCCGATCTGCAGGCGGTCGTTCCGGCAAGCATCACTTCGTATCAAGGGAATCGCGGCGCGTCGTGGATTCGCGGCGTCCCTTATGCAACGGTCATCAACGGCTACATGTCACCCAACTCCGACCTGCCCGATGTCGGTATGCACGGCCGCGGTTTCTACAGCTCCCGTTCGTACCATCCCGGCGTGGCTGGACATGCGATGCTCGATGGCAGCGTCCGCTTCATCGGCGATTCGATCGATCTGCCAACCTACCACGCAGCCTATTCGCGGGACGGTGGCGAGGTGGTGCAGTTGCCATGA
- a CDS encoding CHASE3 domain-containing protein has product MSRTKRNYWLTLAIIASFIAVAVFGIVTFRNTFAVREVEQRIAKSHAVREATHQLLSSVKDMQTGQRGYLLTGNPIYLDPYRIGVEQIQAGFARLRDLTADNPIQLKHLDEMQQLVEEKHEYLAHTIQLRSEAPNEPIGDQVIEIVKSGEGEGTMEKLRDVAKQILTHEGELLQQREAASEHDAEVSRTAIMAGHAIALGLIVIAGFVAHVDRKKRDSAETRLDAKQSELAAVINSANDGIIAFNRDLGIRLTNPAAAAMWGIDSATSVGQSLLNFVPHQRREAFRQRVQDFLESSEASMPFTDGVGLRSNGEEFPCQGEITKTRSGEEDFLTLILADVSQSRDLNAKLRQHTLILDQVRDAVLVCDKDDQILSWNEGAHRLYGLSKSEALGKNAAQLLFPDDRPLWDAGRDATLAAGDYSAEFTQRTADGRQRIVEQRRSLLRNEQGEPTAQLILSIDVSDRKREEAKERRSQRLESIGTLAGGVAHDLNNVLTPILMSGKLLKQGSPNASRLHDTIVTSAQRGAQMIQKLLAFAGGDQVQREEVDLREILSELEEILSHTLQKTIDLQISIPDKLDLIHADSTELSQVLMNLAINARDAMPGGGRLDIQVENFYVDPSRASHSDNLNAGPHVLLTVADSGEGIPKEVIERIFDPFFTTKAQGKGTGLGLATTLGIVRSFGGDVTVYSEPLAGTIFSVYLPSSKLTQPKVPAARIENHQPPRGNGELILIVDDESLIVETSCETLQSNRYRTVAARSGAEAVAVFQNRGDEIDCVLLDMMMPGMDGLDTKDALRELNPNVRVIASSGLRRPGSSGGRLVDVDGFLPKPYTDEQLLNMLRNVLDA; this is encoded by the coding sequence ATGTCTCGAACAAAACGCAACTATTGGCTCACCCTGGCGATCATCGCCTCCTTCATCGCCGTTGCTGTCTTTGGCATCGTGACCTTTCGCAACACCTTTGCCGTTCGTGAAGTCGAACAACGGATCGCCAAATCGCATGCCGTTCGCGAAGCGACGCACCAATTGCTCTCGTCGGTCAAAGACATGCAAACCGGGCAACGGGGATATCTGTTGACCGGCAATCCGATCTATCTGGATCCCTATCGGATCGGCGTCGAACAGATCCAAGCCGGTTTCGCCCGACTGCGAGATCTGACGGCCGACAATCCGATCCAGCTGAAGCATCTCGATGAGATGCAACAACTTGTCGAAGAAAAACACGAATACCTCGCCCATACGATCCAGCTGCGCAGCGAAGCCCCCAACGAACCGATCGGCGATCAGGTCATCGAGATCGTGAAGTCGGGCGAAGGGGAAGGGACGATGGAGAAGTTGCGCGATGTCGCCAAACAAATCCTGACCCATGAAGGGGAGTTGTTGCAGCAACGCGAAGCGGCCTCCGAACACGATGCGGAGGTGTCGCGAACGGCGATCATGGCTGGGCATGCGATCGCGTTGGGATTGATCGTGATCGCCGGCTTTGTCGCGCACGTCGATCGCAAGAAACGGGACAGCGCCGAAACGCGGCTCGATGCAAAACAGTCCGAACTCGCTGCGGTCATCAATTCGGCAAACGATGGGATCATCGCGTTCAACCGTGACTTGGGGATCCGTTTGACCAATCCTGCCGCGGCGGCGATGTGGGGCATCGATAGCGCGACGTCGGTCGGACAATCGCTGTTGAATTTTGTTCCTCACCAGCGCAGAGAAGCCTTCCGCCAGCGGGTGCAGGACTTCCTCGAATCGTCGGAAGCGTCGATGCCGTTCACCGACGGCGTCGGGCTGCGCAGCAATGGCGAGGAGTTTCCCTGCCAGGGAGAGATCACCAAGACGCGGTCGGGCGAGGAGGATTTCCTAACGCTGATCCTGGCCGACGTCAGCCAATCGCGCGACCTGAACGCCAAGCTGCGACAACATACGCTGATCTTAGATCAGGTTCGCGATGCCGTTTTGGTCTGCGATAAAGACGATCAGATCCTGTCGTGGAACGAAGGTGCTCATCGATTGTACGGATTGTCCAAATCCGAAGCGCTTGGCAAGAACGCGGCACAGCTATTGTTTCCCGATGATCGCCCGCTGTGGGATGCGGGCCGCGACGCCACGCTGGCCGCGGGGGACTACTCTGCCGAATTTACGCAGCGGACAGCCGATGGCCGCCAACGGATTGTCGAACAACGGCGATCGCTACTGCGGAACGAACAGGGCGAACCGACGGCTCAGCTGATTTTGAGCATCGATGTCTCCGACCGTAAACGCGAAGAGGCGAAAGAGCGTCGCAGTCAGCGGCTCGAAAGCATCGGTACGTTGGCCGGCGGTGTCGCGCACGATCTGAACAACGTCCTGACTCCGATCTTGATGAGTGGCAAGCTGCTGAAACAAGGCAGCCCCAATGCGAGCCGTTTGCACGACACGATCGTCACCAGCGCCCAGCGTGGCGCGCAGATGATTCAAAAGCTGCTGGCGTTTGCTGGCGGCGATCAAGTGCAACGCGAGGAGGTCGATCTGCGCGAGATCCTTAGCGAGTTGGAAGAGATCCTCAGCCACACGCTGCAGAAGACGATCGACCTGCAGATCAGCATCCCCGACAAGCTCGATTTGATCCACGCCGACAGCACCGAACTGTCGCAAGTGCTGATGAACTTGGCGATCAACGCTCGCGATGCGATGCCCGGCGGCGGCCGGTTGGACATCCAAGTCGAAAACTTTTATGTCGACCCTTCGCGTGCCTCACACAGCGACAACCTCAACGCGGGGCCGCACGTTCTGCTGACGGTTGCCGACAGCGGAGAAGGGATTCCCAAAGAGGTGATCGAACGGATCTTCGACCCCTTCTTCACGACAAAAGCTCAGGGCAAAGGAACGGGGCTGGGGCTGGCGACGACGCTCGGAATCGTGCGATCCTTCGGCGGGGATGTCACCGTCTACAGCGAACCGCTGGCCGGAACGATCTTTTCCGTCTATCTTCCCTCGTCGAAACTGACACAGCCGAAGGTTCCCGCCGCGAGGATCGAAAACCACCAGCCACCTCGAGGCAATGGCGAATTGATCCTGATCGTTGACGATGAATCGCTGATCGTGGAAACCTCGTGCGAGACGCTGCAATCGAATCGCTACCGCACGGTCGCAGCTCGCAGCGGCGCCGAAGCTGTCGCCGTTTTCCAGAACCGCGGCGATGAGATCGATTGCGTGTTACTTGATATGATGATGCCAGGGATGGATGGCCTGGACACCAAAGACGCTCTCCGCGAGCTCAACCCGAACGTGCGAGTGATCGCCAGCAGCGGCTTGCGGCGCCCCGGCAGCAGCGGTGGTCGGCTGGTCGACGTCGACGGCTTCCTCCCCAAACCCTATACCGACGAACAACTTTTAAACATGCTCCGAAACGTTCTGGACGCGTAG
- a CDS encoding SpoIIAA family protein: MSFVITEHTEGQVVEIQLTGKLSKEAYEKFVPMTEAKIAEYGKVRMLVIMHDFHGWEAGALWEDIKFDFKHFNHIERLAIVGESKWEKGMTVFCRPFTTAKIKYFDHDEIGAAREWIHESND; this comes from the coding sequence ATGTCATTTGTTATTACCGAACACACCGAGGGACAGGTGGTCGAGATCCAGTTGACCGGCAAGTTATCCAAGGAGGCGTACGAGAAATTTGTGCCGATGACCGAAGCGAAGATCGCCGAATACGGGAAGGTGCGGATGTTGGTGATCATGCACGATTTCCACGGTTGGGAAGCCGGAGCGTTGTGGGAAGACATCAAGTTCGATTTCAAGCACTTCAACCACATCGAACGGCTCGCCATCGTAGGCGAATCGAAGTGGGAGAAAGGGATGACCGTCTTCTGTCGCCCCTTCACCACCGCCAAGATCAAATACTTCGATCACGACGAGATCGGTGCGGCCCGAGAGTGGATCCACGAATCGAACGACTGA
- a CDS encoding DUF2946 family protein, with amino-acid sequence MTSLFRPILPSLLCLVVAWGHAPAWLHVATCDGHGHHHAAASVCSHGCHHHAGDLPDASGLQADDSNAASACGGESHHHHDADDCPICQSLASPSGVNWNLDPSLLTDRLVQPSDPIFDAVATAAALSIARPRGPPVCG; translated from the coding sequence ATGACTTCGCTGTTCCGACCCATTCTACCGAGCTTGCTGTGTCTTGTTGTTGCCTGGGGGCACGCACCCGCATGGCTGCATGTCGCCACCTGCGACGGGCATGGCCACCATCACGCTGCAGCGAGCGTCTGTTCTCATGGTTGCCATCATCACGCTGGTGATCTTCCCGATGCGAGTGGTTTGCAGGCGGATGATTCAAACGCTGCCAGCGCCTGCGGTGGCGAATCGCATCACCACCATGATGCCGACGACTGTCCGATCTGCCAGTCGTTAGCCAGTCCGTCCGGGGTGAACTGGAACCTCGATCCGTCGCTGTTAACCGATCGATTGGTTCAGCCGTCGGATCCTATCTTCGATGCGGTTGCCACTGCTGCAGCCCTCTCGATCGCGCGACCTCGCGGCCCACCGGTCTGCGGATAA
- a CDS encoding FAD-dependent oxidoreductase, whose amino-acid sequence MPSRARREFLKSATVGAMLGPAGLMMNRATGALEVSTSASEGFPDISRGQVVRTSGKLVDAAAFEENSRRIPVAGHSQVLVCGGGPAGIAAALAAARSGAKTQLLELAGCLGGVWTAGMLTKILDTGGKSGIMKEVLTALAAQGSDVAKDSGGTVYDPELAKVVLEEMCVDAGVEICLHTMVVGAVTNDKNQLVAVITESKSGRQVWTADRFIDCTGDGDLAAQAGCQFDLGFGDDCVCQPMSMMALITGPEPEDVQEFIRETGASAKPRFLKFMRDAGIDPSYRAPTLRHLHSGIYSIMTNHEYGVSAFDAAAITKATIAGRREVHEIVRGLRKLGGVWKDLAVVATAEQIGVREGRRVKGRYTITSEDIATGLKHPQSVCNAKFPIDVHSLELAGNPEDIEKLRARGVKRYDIPYPSLVAADVDGLLMAGRCISGDFFAHSSYRVTGNAVPMGEAAGQAAAESIRQGVMPHALQWKSGSPRPS is encoded by the coding sequence ATGCCGAGTCGAGCACGTCGAGAGTTTTTGAAGTCAGCCACCGTTGGTGCGATGTTAGGCCCCGCGGGACTGATGATGAACCGGGCAACCGGGGCATTGGAGGTTTCCACTTCGGCCAGCGAAGGTTTTCCCGATATCAGCCGCGGCCAAGTCGTCCGAACCAGCGGCAAGTTGGTCGATGCGGCGGCGTTTGAAGAGAACAGCCGGCGGATTCCGGTCGCCGGACACAGCCAGGTGCTGGTCTGTGGCGGTGGGCCCGCGGGAATCGCAGCGGCATTGGCGGCAGCTCGCAGCGGCGCGAAGACGCAGCTGTTAGAGCTGGCAGGTTGCCTTGGCGGCGTTTGGACCGCGGGTATGCTGACCAAGATCCTCGATACCGGTGGCAAGTCGGGGATTATGAAAGAGGTGCTTACGGCGCTTGCAGCCCAGGGGAGCGACGTCGCCAAAGATTCGGGCGGGACCGTCTACGATCCCGAGCTGGCGAAGGTCGTGTTGGAAGAGATGTGTGTCGATGCGGGAGTCGAGATCTGCCTGCACACGATGGTCGTCGGAGCGGTCACCAACGACAAAAATCAGTTGGTCGCGGTGATCACCGAATCGAAGTCGGGACGTCAGGTCTGGACCGCTGACCGCTTCATCGATTGCACCGGCGATGGCGATCTGGCCGCCCAAGCTGGCTGCCAATTCGATCTCGGTTTCGGCGACGATTGTGTCTGCCAACCGATGTCGATGATGGCTCTGATCACCGGTCCCGAACCGGAAGATGTGCAGGAGTTCATTCGCGAGACGGGTGCGTCGGCGAAGCCGCGGTTTCTGAAGTTCATGCGAGATGCGGGGATCGATCCGTCCTATCGGGCTCCGACGCTGCGGCATCTGCACAGCGGGATCTATTCGATCATGACGAATCACGAATACGGCGTCTCCGCATTTGACGCCGCTGCGATCACCAAGGCGACGATCGCTGGGCGACGCGAGGTGCACGAGATCGTCCGCGGACTGCGGAAACTCGGCGGCGTCTGGAAAGATTTGGCGGTCGTTGCGACAGCCGAACAGATCGGGGTTCGCGAGGGGCGGCGCGTGAAAGGTCGCTACACGATCACCAGCGAAGATATCGCGACGGGACTGAAACATCCTCAATCGGTATGCAACGCGAAGTTCCCGATCGATGTCCACTCGTTGGAACTGGCGGGGAATCCCGAGGATATCGAAAAACTGCGGGCTCGCGGGGTGAAGCGATACGACATTCCTTATCCTTCGCTGGTCGCGGCGGATGTCGACGGGCTGCTGATGGCGGGGCGTTGCATCAGCGGCGATTTCTTCGCCCACTCCAGCTACCGCGTCACCGGCAACGCCGTTCCGATGGGCGAAGCAGCAGGGCAAGCCGCTGCCGAATCGATCCGCCAAGGCGTGATGCCTCACGCGTTGCAGTGGAAGTCGGGCAGCCCACGCCCCAGCTGA
- a CDS encoding HEAT repeat domain-containing protein codes for MNPSEIKSMIGRLASPDGVVRERARQALVDSKGEEVMVALIASLDDRRHQVRWEAAKALSEIGDSAASSPLVHAMDDSDSDVAWVAAEGVAGMGEDGLSAVLGGLIRSSRSGEFHRVAHHALKEFSRRGIRRDVVKFVMNALEGAEPKLSGPVATYKAMRQMDVPRLAP; via the coding sequence ATGAATCCATCGGAAATCAAGTCGATGATCGGGCGGCTCGCTTCCCCCGACGGTGTCGTTCGCGAGAGAGCACGGCAGGCATTGGTCGATTCCAAGGGTGAGGAGGTGATGGTCGCATTGATCGCGAGTTTGGACGACCGACGTCACCAGGTCCGTTGGGAAGCGGCCAAGGCATTGTCGGAGATCGGTGATTCGGCTGCGTCGTCGCCGCTGGTCCATGCGATGGACGACAGCGACAGCGATGTCGCTTGGGTAGCAGCCGAAGGCGTTGCCGGAATGGGAGAAGATGGTTTATCGGCGGTGCTCGGGGGACTGATTCGTTCGAGCCGTTCGGGAGAGTTTCACCGCGTTGCTCACCATGCGCTGAAAGAGTTCTCGCGGCGCGGGATCCGACGGGACGTTGTCAAGTTTGTGATGAATGCGTTGGAAGGGGCTGAGCCGAAGCTGTCGGGACCGGTAGCAACCTACAAGGCGATGCGCCAAATGGATGTTCCTCGACTCGCTCCATAG
- a CDS encoding DUF3472 domain-containing protein, with product MQANLVLTSAILIAATFPIAVRSAEPVAQFTSGEEGVDGAEIVYNGQAAADGRIVLNATNGFFDEGAFVASGTQPMVGEDKGLITESYESLQFRNAEKPGSAQWYIWIASPGTIQAKLFLQLPSQHPQTRWQVQWGDEVQSLNLRPSDGPAGIPISFDVKQPGKLRVALKCLTEPVPMETEIHRIELSGPAIRDAKLLRVRWRPSAVHTRFYAPPECRQPTMWVFETECVTPVSSYSPITTPFGYFGTSFVDGKIPRGASYNFSMWAADRKAAEAPLLESMPQLLATGIPDARFSSFGHEGTGLKLRDAVVYPGGADRAIQAFRVTAQGDVFTYYGYVYNEDQQRWVLFAVGSQPKKRARAEPFLTSTGSFCEIPGPPRVQRTGDVQRVIRRRGWFYGSDRRWYPASLPSPAEQGKTRRARQDRAALERGEQPVALNQYTRYADNYRTDGWIESATGGLECYRAGIISEPQGQRVRMRLPEYLANEKVAQLFAMPVEFGQAQATSVTGRTATIEYPLIHAGKGAKAVLYYGTQDCLTFRRPEKVGASGVQDDVFREDRTWQFATPPQGVRRGSNAFRLGELKPGTTYYFRLFVTNSEGQSWDFVSSSFRTLD from the coding sequence ATGCAAGCGAACTTGGTTCTCACCTCCGCCATTCTCATTGCGGCAACTTTCCCAATCGCTGTACGCTCGGCCGAGCCGGTCGCGCAATTCACTTCCGGGGAGGAAGGAGTCGATGGTGCGGAGATCGTCTACAACGGCCAAGCGGCCGCCGACGGACGGATCGTGCTTAACGCCACCAACGGCTTCTTCGATGAAGGAGCTTTCGTTGCGTCGGGGACCCAGCCGATGGTGGGCGAAGATAAGGGCTTGATTACCGAGTCCTATGAGTCGCTGCAGTTCCGGAACGCGGAAAAACCAGGCTCCGCACAATGGTACATCTGGATAGCGTCGCCCGGGACAATCCAAGCCAAACTGTTTTTACAGTTGCCATCGCAGCATCCGCAAACGCGCTGGCAGGTCCAATGGGGCGATGAAGTTCAATCGTTGAACCTTCGGCCATCGGATGGTCCCGCCGGGATTCCGATTTCCTTCGATGTGAAGCAGCCAGGCAAGCTCCGCGTTGCACTGAAGTGTTTGACTGAACCCGTGCCGATGGAAACAGAGATCCACCGAATCGAATTGAGCGGTCCGGCGATTCGCGATGCCAAACTTTTGCGCGTCCGTTGGCGGCCATCCGCCGTTCATACACGGTTCTACGCACCGCCGGAGTGTCGGCAGCCGACGATGTGGGTTTTTGAAACCGAATGCGTCACGCCGGTTTCCAGTTATTCACCGATCACGACGCCTTTCGGCTATTTTGGGACAAGCTTTGTCGATGGGAAGATTCCCCGCGGGGCCAGCTACAATTTTTCGATGTGGGCCGCAGACAGGAAGGCTGCCGAAGCGCCACTGTTGGAATCGATGCCTCAATTGCTCGCTACCGGGATTCCCGATGCAAGGTTCAGCAGTTTTGGTCACGAAGGGACGGGCTTGAAGCTCCGCGACGCGGTCGTTTATCCAGGCGGAGCCGATCGCGCAATCCAGGCGTTTCGCGTGACCGCTCAGGGGGACGTCTTCACGTATTACGGCTATGTCTACAACGAAGATCAGCAGCGATGGGTGCTCTTTGCCGTTGGCAGCCAACCGAAAAAGAGGGCGAGGGCTGAACCCTTTTTGACGTCGACCGGTTCGTTCTGCGAAATTCCCGGACCGCCGCGCGTCCAACGAACCGGCGACGTGCAACGCGTCATCCGACGTCGGGGCTGGTTCTACGGCAGCGACCGACGTTGGTATCCGGCTAGTCTGCCGTCGCCAGCGGAACAGGGCAAAACCAGGCGAGCGCGACAAGACCGCGCCGCCTTGGAACGTGGCGAACAACCGGTCGCACTCAATCAGTACACCCGTTATGCCGACAACTATCGAACCGACGGTTGGATCGAATCGGCGACCGGCGGATTGGAGTGTTACCGTGCAGGAATCATTTCTGAACCACAGGGACAACGGGTAAGGATGAGGCTGCCGGAATATCTTGCTAACGAAAAGGTCGCTCAACTGTTCGCGATGCCGGTCGAATTTGGTCAGGCTCAAGCGACGTCGGTTACCGGGCGGACAGCAACAATCGAATATCCGTTGATCCATGCCGGCAAGGGGGCCAAGGCCGTGCTCTATTACGGCACGCAGGACTGCTTGACTTTCCGTCGCCCCGAAAAGGTAGGGGCCAGTGGAGTCCAAGACGATGTGTTTCGTGAGGATCGAACTTGGCAATTCGCGACGCCACCGCAGGGCGTCCGCCGCGGAAGCAACGCGTTTCGTCTCGGCGAATTAAAACCGGGGACAACCTACTACTTCCGTCTGTTCGTAACCAATTCGGAAGGTCAAAGCTGGGACTTCGTCTCGAGTTCCTTTAGGACGTTGGATTAG
- a CDS encoding AAA family ATPase: protein MLLAHCVVAIESHALSDRLEKSLKQVPLTCARVASVQYEAILAAAKKNSATGFVFLQLTDSTSNLKSLIHRLRSALDTRIVVVGNATTGRQVIEIIRAGADDFVDEKDDLRRELGLLLKRVAPSGMQNQRKSELITVTSSCGGCGASSLAVNIAAQYAHKYGECGLVDLQMHGGDLATLLRLSPRHTISKMLANNHPLAPEMVQQALTKHETGISLLAGADPLSNLPNSSPETIRGIVRSMTTNFQRVVVELEDISHREQLAALSDSDQVVLTFRLHFPALARAHRFFESIERFGVDPDKVRIVASQVGQPDEVPIGQAEKIFGRKIDACITNDVSPMNRAVNLGIPVVLDSPKSQCSRDYMALVQLLDGETPVPANTRWNVGALFKSKFGSSQPAPALS, encoded by the coding sequence ATGTTGCTTGCACACTGCGTCGTCGCCATCGAGTCACATGCGTTGTCGGATCGTCTTGAAAAGAGCCTCAAGCAGGTTCCCCTGACATGTGCTCGCGTTGCGTCGGTCCAGTACGAGGCGATTCTTGCCGCTGCGAAGAAAAATTCGGCAACGGGGTTTGTCTTTCTGCAACTCACCGATTCAACATCCAATTTGAAATCGTTGATCCATCGTTTGCGTTCGGCTTTGGATACCCGAATCGTGGTTGTCGGAAACGCTACCACCGGACGCCAAGTGATCGAGATCATCCGCGCTGGCGCCGATGATTTTGTCGATGAAAAAGATGACCTGCGACGCGAATTGGGGTTGCTGCTGAAACGCGTTGCGCCGAGCGGTATGCAAAACCAACGCAAATCGGAATTGATCACCGTCACGTCCAGTTGTGGTGGTTGCGGTGCAAGTTCTTTAGCTGTCAATATCGCCGCCCAATACGCTCACAAATACGGAGAGTGTGGATTGGTCGATCTGCAGATGCACGGAGGTGATTTGGCGACGCTGCTGCGGCTGAGTCCTCGGCACACAATCTCCAAAATGTTAGCCAACAATCATCCGTTGGCTCCCGAAATGGTCCAACAAGCGCTCACCAAACATGAAACAGGGATCAGTTTGTTGGCGGGCGCCGATCCACTGTCCAACTTGCCGAACAGCAGCCCCGAGACGATCCGGGGCATCGTTCGTTCAATGACAACAAACTTTCAGCGGGTCGTTGTCGAATTGGAAGATATTTCGCATCGCGAACAACTGGCCGCTCTATCGGACAGCGATCAAGTTGTCCTCACGTTCCGCCTGCATTTTCCTGCCCTGGCCCGCGCTCACCGCTTCTTTGAAAGCATCGAACGATTTGGCGTCGACCCCGATAAAGTTCGGATCGTCGCGTCGCAAGTCGGCCAACCCGACGAAGTTCCGATTGGCCAAGCGGAGAAAATCTTCGGTCGCAAAATTGATGCCTGCATCACTAACGACGTCAGTCCGATGAATCGTGCCGTCAATCTGGGAATCCCGGTGGTGCTCGATTCGCCAAAATCGCAGTGCAGTCGGGACTACATGGCATTGGTTCAGTTACTGGACGGCGAGACGCCTGTGCCAGCAAACACGCGTTGGAACGTCGGTGCCCTCTTCAAATCAAAGTTTGGTTCTTCGCAACCAGCACCAGCACTCTCCTAA